The nucleotide sequence TCTGATCCATTTTTAATCTCAATTCTTAACACTTCGATATCAAAGTGACAATGTTGCTTGTCATGAATAAAAAATCTTATACAAAAGCGCATCTATTTATCTGTTGTATAGCGGCAGCAAAATAATGTCGGATGTAAGCGTCCGCTGAACCCCATGCCTATTTTTTTAATTTGAGTTGGATTTCCAGCGATGTGGTAGTAATTCTTCTATTTGGGTCGCTTTATGCGTCGGCAGCCTTTTCAGCACATCACTTAAATAGGCATACGGATCCAAGCCATTCAGCTTTGCTGACTGGATTAAAGTCATGATATTTGCCGCTCGCTGTCCACTGCGCAGCGAGCCAGCAAACAGCCAGTTCTTGCGCCCTAAGGCCCAAGGTCGCATTTGATTCTCTACCCAATTATTGCAAATCGGTAGATTGCCATCATCCAAATAGCGGCTTAAGGCTGGCCAACGCTTCAGAGTGTAATTGATCGCCTTGGCGGTGGGAGAACTCGATGGCACCGTCAGATGATGTTGGTTGAGCCATTCATATAGTTGTTGCATCACTGGTTGACTATGCTGTTGTCGGTATTCGCGGCGGTCTTCCGCTGTACCATCGGTCTTTTTCCTGAGCTCTGCTTCTATCGCATACAGTTTCTGAATCAGCACTAATGCCTGTTCAGCGACCTGACTTTTCCCAGTTACATGCAGTTCATGGAATTTACGACGTGCATGGGCCATGCAGCCCACCTCAATGACCTGGCCTGATTTAAAGCGTGCTTTATAACCACTGTAATCATCACAGACTAGATAACCCTGCCAGCCTTTCAAGAACTCTGCAGCATGCTGGCCTGAACGACTATCCTGAAAGTCATAGATCACCGCCTGAACTGGATTGTACTGTGTAGTGGCATAGGCCCAGACATAACCTTTCTTCGGTTTTTTATCATTCTCACCCATCCGCATGATGGTGACCGGTGTTTCATCTGCATGCAGCACCTGCTGTTGTAGTACCACCTCTTTTAAGGCATTGGCCAGAGGTTCCAGTTCTACACCGCAGCGACCTATCCAGTCAGATAACGTTGATCTAGAAAGCTCGATTCCCGCCCGCTGATAGATCAGACGTTGACGGTACAGCGGTAAATGA is from Acinetobacter sp. ANC 7912 and encodes:
- the tnpC gene encoding IS66 family transposase, encoding MNTLPDLSQLTHEQLLEFTRQLAMQHQSLAQSNQELEKSNQQLDTKVQHLEVTNQQLDAQVQHLSILTQKYEHELALFKQHKFGSKNEHLTAKQIHLWDEAVEEDIAAVDLELERLNADKTDAATEKATVNKPKRRLLPDHLHTIRIEHEPASTQCSCGCQLRRIGEDISEKLHFRPAQFYKEQHVRGKWVCDQCDTLTQQAMPAYVIDKGIASPELLSHVLVSKYADHLPLYRQRLIYQRAGIELSRSTLSDWIGRCGVELEPLANALKEVVLQQQVLHADETPVTIMRMGENDKKPKKGYVWAYATTQYNPVQAVIYDFQDSRSGQHAAEFLKGWQGYLVCDDYSGYKARFKSGQVIEVGCMAHARRKFHELHVTGKSQVAEQALVLIQKLYAIEAELRKKTDGTAEDRREYRQQHSQPVMQQLYEWLNQHHLTVPSSSPTAKAINYTLKRWPALSRYLDDGNLPICNNWVENQMRPWALGRKNWLFAGSLRSGQRAANIMTLIQSAKLNGLDPYAYLSDVLKRLPTHKATQIEELLPHRWKSNSN